CGCACCAGCGTGTCGCGGACCGGGGTCCGCGACACGCCGAATTCGGTGGCGATGGCCTGGGGGTCGATGCGGGAGCCGGGCGCGTAGACGCCGGTGGTGATGCGGTCGCACAGGATCGAGTAGAGCTGTCCGGAGATCGACTCCACGACGAGCGGGGCGGCGCCGCCGCGGCTACGAACGGAGGGGGTGGCCATGATCGCCCTTCTTGTCCGGCTTCCAGGGGCCCGCCGGCACCGGCCGACGCGGTACCGGCGCCGGTGGACACAGCATCTGATGGATCAGATCAGGTTAGCGGCTTCGAGGGCGGTGCGGATGCGTTCCCGCTCGGCGTCCGTGGCGGGCTTGAACGGGCGGCGCGGCAGGCCGGGTGCGCGGCCCTGGAGTTCGAGCGCGGCCTTGAGGGTGGCGGGCAGGTTGGGGGCGTCGATGGCCCGCCAGACGGTGAGGATGCGCTCGTGCAGTTCGAGGGCCTTGGCGTGGTCGCCGGCCTGGACGGCGTCCCACAGTTCGACGCTGAGGCGCGGGGTGACGGTGGGGATGGCGGCGAGCGCGCCGTGGGCGCCCATGACGAAGGCCGGGTAGTGCAGGTCGTCGAGTGCGGCGAGGACGGTGAAGCGGTCGCGCATGCGGTGCAGCAGGTCGGCGAGGAGGTGGATGTCGCCGCCGGACTGCTTGATGGCGACGACCTGCGGGACGTCGCGCAGCAGCTCGATGGTGTCGACCGGGACCAGCGCCCAGGGCACCACGTTGTAGAGCACGATCGGCAGGTCGGCGGCCTCGCCGATCTCGCGGTAGTGGGCGACGGTCTCCTCGGGTGAGGGCGCGAAGACGTAGTGGACGGGGGTGACCTGGAGTGCGTCGACGCCGGCTTCCTTGAGCGCCAGCGAGTAGCGCTTGGCCTGGGCGGTGGAGTTCTGGATGACGCCGCCGATGACCGGAACCCGACCCCCTACCTCGTCGACGACGGTGGCGCAGATGGCGGCGCTCTCCTCCAGGGAGAGGGTCTGGCCCTCGCCGGTGCTGCCG
The DNA window shown above is from Streptomyces sp. NBC_00670 and carries:
- a CDS encoding dihydrodipicolinate synthase family protein; this translates as MKDIQLGGMISTVVTPFDENDQVDLDLLRGEVKYLLDQGVTAICACGSTGEGQTLSLEESAAICATVVDEVGGRVPVIGGVIQNSTAQAKRYSLALKEAGVDALQVTPVHYVFAPSPEETVAHYREIGEAADLPIVLYNVVPWALVPVDTIELLRDVPQVVAIKQSGGDIHLLADLLHRMRDRFTVLAALDDLHYPAFVMGAHGALAAIPTVTPRLSVELWDAVQAGDHAKALELHERILTVWRAIDAPNLPATLKAALELQGRAPGLPRRPFKPATDAERERIRTALEAANLI